From one Bombyx mori chromosome 5, ASM3026992v2 genomic stretch:
- the LOC101746063 gene encoding uncharacterized protein LOC101746063 isoform X2, with protein sequence MRSLTFVLLAAILGTALAVGQYYVPRSYYTIDSDGHESQPVPLRRLRRSLNPYPYSYNQGAEGSADVSGVALTRTKAKARSRTITRSRGSGVGDWGVPAGEFGDNLNVLRH encoded by the exons ATGCGAAGCcttacttttgttttgttagcCGCGATCCTTGGAACCGCTCTCGCAG tgGGGCAATATTACGTGCCGCGTTCCTACTACACGATCGACTCCGATGGGCATGAGTCACAACCGGTACCTCTGCGGAGATTAAGGAGGTCGCTTAACCCTTACCCTTATTCGTACAACCAGGGAGCAGAAGGAAGTGCTGACGTCAGCGGAGTTGCTT TAACACGTACAAAGGCGAAGGCACGTTCCCGTACTATAACAAGAAGCCGGGGCAGCGGTGTTGGCGATTGGGGTGTGCCCGCCGGAGAATTCGGAGATAATCTGAATGTTCTcag GCACTGA
- the LOC101746063 gene encoding uncharacterized protein LOC101746063 isoform X3, producing MGQYYVPRSYYTIDSDGHESQPVPLRRLRRSLNPYPYSYNQGAEGSADVSGVALTRTKAKARSRTITRSRGSGVGDWGVPAGEFGDNLNVLRH from the exons a tgGGGCAATATTACGTGCCGCGTTCCTACTACACGATCGACTCCGATGGGCATGAGTCACAACCGGTACCTCTGCGGAGATTAAGGAGGTCGCTTAACCCTTACCCTTATTCGTACAACCAGGGAGCAGAAGGAAGTGCTGACGTCAGCGGAGTTGCTT TAACACGTACAAAGGCGAAGGCACGTTCCCGTACTATAACAAGAAGCCGGGGCAGCGGTGTTGGCGATTGGGGTGTGCCCGCCGGAGAATTCGGAGATAATCTGAATGTTCTcag GCACTGA
- the LOC101746063 gene encoding uncharacterized protein LOC101746063 isoform X1, translated as MRSLTFVLLAAILGTALAVGQYYVPRSYYTIDSDGHESQPVPLRRLRRSLNPYPYSYNQGAEGSADVSGVALTRTKAKARSRTITRSRGSGVGDWGVPAGEFGDNLNVLRYF; from the exons ATGCGAAGCcttacttttgttttgttagcCGCGATCCTTGGAACCGCTCTCGCAG tgGGGCAATATTACGTGCCGCGTTCCTACTACACGATCGACTCCGATGGGCATGAGTCACAACCGGTACCTCTGCGGAGATTAAGGAGGTCGCTTAACCCTTACCCTTATTCGTACAACCAGGGAGCAGAAGGAAGTGCTGACGTCAGCGGAGTTGCTT TAACACGTACAAAGGCGAAGGCACGTTCCCGTACTATAACAAGAAGCCGGGGCAGCGGTGTTGGCGATTGGGGTGTGCCCGCCGGAGAATTCGGAGATAATCTGAATGTTCTcaggtatttttaa
- the LOC101745731 gene encoding translocating chain-associated membrane protein 1 — protein MGVKPAIGRKTNKNPPIFSHEFVIQNHADIVSCVVMVFLVGLMVQSTSPIASLFISLHHNVSGVEPTREAPKGEPFTYESGWKDACAVFFYSLVCIVMHAILQEYFLDKISKKFHLSKSRLSALNESGQLIVFHLVTLVWGGDAILREGFIFNISQLWEGYPVHPMSFLLKLWWVVQASYWLHTIPELYFQRIKKDEWAGRIRNAATAFGFVALAYGFNFQRVGVCLVVLHALAEFVAHCYRLNTILRGEREDFLDKFLSLVNGTVFVIVRLFSLVLGVLTFYFGLAGVAPLLVRVAALSLLVSFQVYLMFNFISEAIKQRQEARQQALARPLKKEKKEKPKKEKVKKAPVDESDLPEVDQNTNKTLRQRQNATAKAK, from the exons ATGGGTGTAAAGCCTGCTATTGGacgaaaaactaacaaaaacccTCCCATCTTCAGTCATGAATTTGTAATTCAAAATCATGCAGATATTGTTTCATGTGTTGTTATGGTTTTCCTGGTTGGATTGATGGTACAG TCTACAAGTCCCATTGCAAGCTTGTTCATCAGTTTACATCACAATGTCAGTGGAGTGGAACCAACGAGAGAAGCGCCGAAAGGCGAACCTTTTACTTATGAATCTGGGTGGAAAGATGCTTGTGCCGTGTTTTTCTATTCACTTGTCTGTATTGTGATGCATGCTATTCTTCAGGAGTACTTCCTTGAT aaaATTTCCAAGAAGTTCCACCTCTCAAAATCAAGGTTAAGTGCTCTCAATGAATCTGGACAACTTATAGTATTCCATCTCGTAACTCTGGTATGGGGTGGTGATGCTATACTCCGGGAAGGTTTCATTTTCAACATCTCTCAGCTTTGGGAAG GCTACCCAGTGCACCCAATGAGCTTCCTTCTCAAGTTATGGTGGGTTGTCCAAGCTTCCTATTGGTTGCACACAATCCCCGAACTGTACTTCCAACGTATAAAGAAAGATGAGTGGGCAGGACGCATACGAAATGCTGCTACAGCTTTTGGTTTTGTAGCATTGGCTTATGGATTTAA TTTCCAACGCGTGGGAGTGTGCCTAGTTGTTCTTCATGCCCTGGCAGAATTTGTGGCACATTGCTATCGTCTCAACACAATCCTCAGGGGAGAACGTGAAGATTTCTTGGACAAGT ttctaAGTCTTGTAAACGGGACAGTGTTCGTGATCGTTCGCTTGTTCTCTCTCGTCCTTGGAGTGCTTACTTTCTACTTCGGACTCGCCGGTGTCGCACCCTTACTGGTCAGAGTGGCTGCTCTGTCCTTGCTTGTCTCTTTCCAG GTCTACTTGATGTTTAACTTCATATCTGAAGCTATTAAGCAGAGGCAAGAAGCTCGTCAGCAGGCTCTCGCGCGACCTCTCAAGAAAGAGAAGAAGGAAAAACCCAAAAAGGAAAAGG TGAAAAAAGCTCCCGTCGACGAGTCTGACCTGCCCGAGGTGGATCAGAACACGAACAAGACCCTGAGGCAGCGACAGAACGCGACCGCTAAAGCGAAGTGA